A stretch of Candidatus Methanomethylophilaceae archaeon DNA encodes these proteins:
- a CDS encoding leucine-rich repeat domain-containing protein has product MAEYTVTDNIRWRIEDGTLMIEPDKDGAMIDYVQNNICFSPWYAQRDKITDVEILDGITKIGAGAFYDCYKLQRISISNTVESVGFQAFHNCSMLKVLTFPESVKTIGDYAFTFCASLTRVEFRTQEPISVGKCVFETFAGSENIITIDGLGVDSTVFDEGNIGANAKITFETDGKDGNIRWAISGGNLRLTMSKDYSDEYKPYVKDNVCSAPWHKYRTGIHRATLNDGFKEINCGMFFDCVYLTDVKIPPTIEVIGMQAFHNCRSLKSLTVPQQVRIIFDYAFTFCTSLEILYMLPEKPPMLGKHLFDTVPGAKIITIKGQDWINYEYFNDETIGDNAKISFDVFGYMESLEWRIENGVLTIRGIAGSNMQMDIMVVDNKCIAPWHKYASGIHHIVIEPGMLNIGAGAFYDCPYAEDIQIPSTITDVGYQAFHNCKKLHNITFPANLRTIGDYEFTFCTSLKSIYFMSDSSPYFGIGIFDGIPEDQEITIYTIGWKPQNASIQSYPMIKFAKIGE; this is encoded by the coding sequence ATGGCTGAATACACGGTAACGGACAACATCAGATGGAGAATTGAGGACGGCACCCTGATGATAGAGCCGGATAAAGACGGCGCCATGATCGATTACGTCCAAAACAACATCTGCTTCAGCCCATGGTACGCACAGAGGGATAAGATTACGGACGTCGAAATACTCGACGGAATCACGAAAATAGGTGCCGGCGCATTCTACGATTGTTATAAGCTGCAGAGGATCTCCATCTCGAATACCGTCGAATCAGTGGGATTCCAAGCCTTCCACAATTGCAGCATGCTCAAGGTGTTGACATTCCCCGAATCCGTCAAGACCATCGGCGATTATGCGTTCACCTTCTGCGCCTCTCTGACGAGGGTCGAATTCAGGACCCAGGAACCGATCAGCGTGGGCAAATGCGTTTTCGAAACGTTCGCCGGAAGCGAGAACATAATCACCATCGATGGCCTCGGCGTCGACTCCACAGTGTTCGATGAGGGCAACATCGGCGCCAACGCCAAGATAACCTTCGAGACTGATGGGAAAGACGGCAACATCAGATGGGCAATAAGCGGCGGAAACCTCAGGCTCACCATGTCCAAGGACTACTCGGACGAATACAAGCCTTACGTCAAAGACAACGTCTGCTCAGCTCCTTGGCATAAATACAGGACCGGAATCCACAGGGCCACCCTCAACGACGGATTCAAAGAGATCAACTGCGGAATGTTCTTCGACTGCGTCTATCTTACCGACGTCAAAATCCCTCCGACCATCGAAGTCATCGGAATGCAGGCCTTCCACAACTGCAGGAGCCTCAAATCCCTGACCGTCCCGCAGCAGGTCAGAATCATCTTCGATTACGCGTTCACCTTCTGCACCTCTCTGGAGATACTGTATATGCTCCCGGAGAAGCCCCCGATGCTTGGGAAGCATCTCTTCGATACCGTCCCCGGCGCGAAGATCATAACGATCAAAGGGCAGGACTGGATCAATTACGAGTATTTCAACGACGAGACGATCGGAGACAACGCCAAGATATCCTTCGATGTGTTCGGATACATGGAATCGCTGGAGTGGAGGATAGAGAACGGCGTTCTGACCATCAGAGGGATCGCCGGATCCAACATGCAGATGGACATCATGGTGGTCGACAACAAATGCATCGCGCCATGGCACAAATACGCGTCCGGAATCCACCACATCGTCATAGAGCCCGGGATGCTGAACATCGGGGCGGGAGCGTTCTATGACTGCCCCTATGCGGAGGACATCCAGATACCGTCCACCATCACCGACGTGGGGTATCAGGCATTCCACAACTGTAAGAAGCTCCACAACATAACGTTCCCGGCCAACCTGAGGACTATCGGAGACTACGAGTTCACTTTCTGCACGTCGCTGAAGAGCATCTACTTCATGTCTGACAGCAGCCCCTATTTCGGCATCGGAATATTCGACGGCATACCCGAGGATCAGGAGATCACAATCTACACAATAGGATGGAAACCCCAAAACGCCAGCATCCAGTCATACCCGATGATCAAATTCGCCAAGATCGGTGAATGA